TATACAAATGGCTATGCTTATTATGATGTCCAGACCGTTGCTCTCCACGAGCTTGGCCATTGGCTCTGCCTGGAGCATTCTTCAGTGGAAGGATCAATTATGTACTACAGAATGACCGGCCTGCAGCGGTACCTGCATGAAGTTGATATTGCGGGCATACACCATATTTATGGAACTTCAGGTACGGTTATCGAAAACAATGACAATTTTGCCGACCGTTATCTGATCAACGGCTTGAGCGGGCAAACAACAGGTACGAATATCAATTCTACCAGTGAACCTGGAGAACCAATCCACGCCAGGTCAGGAGGAGGCCGTTCCGTTTGGTGGGAATGGGTTGCCCCGCAGTCAGGTTTTGCAGAAATCACAACTTTTGGCAGCAACTATGATACTGTACTGGCTGTATATACCGGCAATACTGTATCAAGTTTAACTGAAATTGCTTCAAATGATGATTATGGTGGAACCCGTCAGAGCAGGGTCGGCTTCAATGCCAATAGTGGAAATAGCTACAAGATTGCTGTTGACGGATGGTTGGGCGCTACCGGGAATATCGTTTTGAACTGGCAGTTATCGCCTATTGACTGTGCCATTTCTGTCCCCCCCCTTCCTTCAGGACCTGACAGCGGTTTTACAGAGACAACTTATATCTATAGCATAGAAACTGGTGCCTCCTGCTCAAACAGCCACCCTGTTGAATACCGATTTGACTGGGGAGACGACAGATATTCCGGTTGGAGCAGTTCGCTGAGTTCAGAAATAATATGGAGCGTTCCGGGCACCTATCAGGTCCGCTCACAAGCTCGCTGTGCAACTGAAACAACTAAGCTATCTTCATGGTCAGCTGGAAAGGAAGTCACGATTACAGTTGAACCTGTTGAGTACAGTTTGCTGGTTTCCATTGAAGGAGAAGGCATGACAGATCCCCTTCCCGGCACATATAGATATGAAGAAAATACCTTAGTAAATTTATCTGCAACAGCAGATCAAAATTGGACCTTTGATAAATGGATTATCGATGACGAAGAAACTAGTGAATCGGCACTGCTTATCAATATGGATAGTGATATAACAGCAACTGCAGTATTCATAGAAAATCCTGATTCAGTCGGCCAAAACCCGGACAATCCCAATCCCGAAGAACCTGAAGGGCCCGAAGAATATGTACTGACAATACAAATAATCGGTCAGGGTATTACAGAACCTGCTGCCGGAACATATACTGTTGAAGAAGGCAGTGAAATTAGCCTCAATGCAATCGAAGTGGATAACTGGCATTTCCAGAAATGGGTTATTAATGATGTTGAAGATACAGCACTTTCTGTAACAATCGATATAGATGAAGATACAGATGTAACAGCTATTTTTAACGAAGATTTGCTCGATGAGCCGTTACCGAGCCCAACTCCCACGCCAGTTCCCAGCCCTGAGCCGACACCGCAATCACCATCTCAGCCAACAACGAATCCTCCAGTATCATATCCACCGACATCCAATCCACCCGTCGTGTCTGCACCTGCACCTGCCAATTTATTTTCACTGACAGTTGTCGTTAAAGGGAATGGAACCACCAACCCTGCACCGGGATTATATACATACAACCAGGATGACAAGCTAGAATTAACTGCTAAACCGGATGCAGGGTGGAGGTTTGACCGGTGGCAGATCGGTAACAGCACTATTAAAGATATTAAAGTAAGGGTAACTATCAATGAAAATAAAACTGCTATTGCATATTTCATGATGTTAGGAAAAGGAGACTTAACCGGTGATGGCAAGGTAACCGTAAATGATGTTGCGCTGGTAGCCCGTTATGTAGTAGGCTTAGCAATCCTTGATGAAGCTCAGCAAATAAATGCCGATGTGAACGGCGACGGGCTTATTAATGTTCTTGATATAGCTTTACTTATGCGTTTTTCTCTTGGTTTGATTGATACTTTTCAATAGCAAACCCCTTCATGCACTGCCCACTAAATTAATTCCGGCAAGAAAATGCTATAATATGATTAATCACAAGTACTGCAGGCTTTATCGCCTTATGGAGAGGATTAGGCTGTATAAAAAATTTTTGTACATGTTAATCTTATTGCTAATTCCTGCAATTTGTTTCTTCACAACCAGCTGCAGTAAATTACCAATCAGTGAAACACTACCAGAAATCCAAACTGAACTCTTGACATCACCAGGTGAACAAAATATAGGAGTCAGCCCAATGCCTGATGTATCTGAGCAGGAACCAGTTCAGGATCAGATCTTAAGAAATGAATTTTTGGATTCAATTTTAATTGAATTTAAGGAGACGGTAGAAAATCAGGCCCGTAAATTTCCTGAATGCTTTTATTTACATTCACCATCGAACAAGAAGCAAATAGCCCTTACCTTTGATGATGGCCCCGATGGCAGGTATACACCGGGGATACTGGACGTTTTAAAAGAGTGTAATGTTAAAGCGACATTCTTCCTCCTGGGACAAAATATGGAGCTTAATCCGGAAATGACCAAACGTATTGTCGATGAAGGACATGCTGTTGGTAATCACAGCTATTCCCACCCGGATTTCAGATATCTCAAAGTAGAGGAAGCGCATCAAAAGCAGGTAATTAAAACCCAGCAAATATTTGAAGAAATTTTAGGATTCAGGCCAGCCTATTTTCGTCCCCCTTACGGGGTTGTAACAGACGAACAGATCAAGGTGCTGTGTGAAGAAAGCATGATTATTGTTAACTGGTCAATTGAAACTTTTGACTGGTCAGATACCCAGAACAGCCCTGGAAAAATCCTCGATCGAATCAAGCGATATCACCATGAAGGTGCTGTTATATTAATGCATTCGGCGGGTGGAGATCGAAGCAATACAATCACGGTTTTACCAGAACTTATTGAATTTCTGCAGAATGAAGGTTATGAGTTTGTAACGATAGATAGGATGTTTAATAAATAGGAAAGCACATCCATACATATCACCTGGTGGGGACGAGAGGTATTGAACCTCCGACCTCTTGAATGTGAATCAAGCGCTCTCCCGCTGAGCTACGTCCCCATCTTTATACTTACTTAATCGAAATTAGATCAGGTTCATTATAGCACAACTGCAATGTAACCCACCTTTTTATAATATATCTTACAAATCGCTATAGAGGCTTTCCAGAACATCGCAATAGCGTACGGTGATTGCTTTCCGTTTGACCTTTTGAGTCGGCGTTATTTCCCCAAGTACCTGGCTGAAATCGGCATCAAGAATTACAAACTTTCTGATCTGCTCTGCCCGGGAAAACTCACTGTTCTTCTCGGCAACATACTGTTCAACAACCCTATAAAGCTCTTTATTCTCTGACGGCCTTTTAGTTTGTTTTAGATCAATGCCAAATCTGGGAGCTTGTTCCGGCAGTGATTCTTCATCAAGAGTAATTAAAGCTACCAGGTATGGCTTAGCATCACCGTAAACCAATACCTGACTGATCAGTGGGTGTGTTTTTAATGCATTCTCCAGGTTCTGTGGCGTGATATTTTTACCACCGGCGGTAATGATCATATCCTTTTTACGATCACTGATCACCAAAAACCCTTCTTCATTGAAATACCCGATATCTCCTGAATAGAACCAACCCTCGGCATCAATAGCTTCCCTTGTGGTTGCTTCATTCTTATAGTAGCCTTTTAGTACACCCGGTGAACGGATCAGGATTTCCCCGTCAGCAGCTATCTTTATTTCAGCTCCGGGAATGGGAAGCCCGACTGTTCCAAACCGGTAATGATCAAGACGATTGATGGAACATACGACCGTACATTCTGTAAGGCCATAACCTTCGGCTATTAGTAAACCCAGCGAAGAAAAGAATTCTATGATCTCTCTTGCCAGTGGAGCTCCACCTGATATGAAAAAGCGCATACGGCCACCCATAAGCTTTTTAATTTTACGGTAAACCAAGCGATCGGCAATTTTATACCTGAATCCATAAAGGAGTGGAAGCTTTTTACCATCCTGGCGATAAATATTTGATTCTTTCCCTACTTTAAGCGCCCAGTTAAATATTTTCTTTTTAACCGGGCTGTAATCTTGAACTGCAGCCTGAACTCGATTGTATGCTTTTTCAAAAAAGCGGGGAACTGCCCTGGACCAGGTAGGTTGAACTTCTATTAAATCTGTCCTTACCGTATCAAGGCTTGCTGAATAGGCAGTAGGCAAACGAAAATAGATGCTGAGAAATTGTCCACCATGCCTTTCCATAGAATGCGCCAGGGGCAGAAATGATAGAACAAGATCGTCTTTATCCAGCGGAAGCAGGTAAGAAACACTCTGACATATATAAATTATATTACCATGTGACAGGAGACAGCCTTTAGGCGGTCCGGTCGTCCCGGATGTATACATAATTGCATTGATATCCTCAAGGCTGAGCGAAGAACATAAATCGTTATAGGTCAATGCATTTGTCCGCTGATATTTTCGGCCTAAATCCAGGAATTCTTCAAAGCTAAGATCAAATATATCTTCCCCGGAATAGAAATTAAATGAGATTACCTTTTCAAGGCCCGGCATCTGCGGAAGGATTGAATTAACCTTCTCCAACTGTTCCTTTGAATTCACGAATATAACTTTAGATGATGAATGATTAAGTATGTATAGAACCTGTTCAGCAGCACTTGTGGCATAAATGGGCACGGATACTGCCCCGGCAGCAAGAATTCCCATATCAGCATATGTCCATTCAACACGATTCTCTGAGAATATGGCAACTCTGTCACCCTTTTCAATTCCCAAAGCCTGTAATCCGCAGGCAATGTTCAAAACTTTTTCGCCATATTCCCGCCAGCTGATTTTATGCCAGCTTTCTCCTCTTTTTTCAATCAGTGCTGTAGTTTCAGGGAAATCGGTTGCCCAGCGTGCAAATACATGAACAATCGTATCATTCTCTGGTTGTTCAATCTCCTCACCCTTGTAATACATACTTAACCTCCCCGGGGTTTCTAACATAATTTATATCTTATATTTTGAAATATATCAAATATTTATTATATTTTGTTTATAATAAAAAACACCACTTAATCTTTTGAATTAGCGGTGCACATAGAAATATAATTTATATCATTTTACCTGGCGATTAGCATTAGAAGCTCTTTACCTTCTTCTGAGAGGCCGTAACTTTCGATTTCTTCACTTATCAAATCTTTATCACCATATCCACCAATAATACCATTAAGACGGGCTGCTGTTGTCGAGTTTACGAAACTGCTGAAGTCCGGAAAAAGCGCCCTGATTTCTCTAATAAGTTCGGGCACTCCCTGAAGGTAATATTTCTGGTGATAATCTTCGGCAAGGTAGAAGTTTGTAAGCGGTGCTACTTCTGTATTTACATCCCCGGTTGTTTCACTTTCTATCAGTGCCTTGCTTTCCAGAGCAATCCTTTCCTGTTCATCATTATGATAAAGAATCAACGACATATATTGTCTTGACCAGCAAGGAATTGTCGGGTCATGGTTTTCCCAGAATATCTTGATTAAATCTTCGTAACTGACAACCGAAGGATCATAGTCAATCTGTATAGTTTCGGTATGGTCTCCCAGATTCTGATATGTTGGGTTCTCATAAACTCCGCCTGCATAACCAACTCTCGTCCTGTATACACCCTTGATCTGCCCGAACTGGGCATCGGGGCCCCAAAATCACCCCAACCCAAAAGTTGCAGTTTCCAAATTTTCGGGGATTGTAAACTCAAGAGGGGGTATTGCATATTTATCAAAATCCCTATTTTGTTCCACTAAACCCACTTCCTCTCCTATTTCAGGTTCAGCCTTGGAATCAAGAACAGCTTGATTGTCATCAGCATACGAACATCCGGTAATTAAAAGTGACCATAAAACAACATTCACGATCAATATTAATAAACCCGGCTTTAAACCGTAGACAAACTTTTTCATGATATCATTACCTAACTTTTAGTATATTTTTAATCATTCAAGATAGTGATGTCGTAAGTTATAGGCTGCCTGGTACTACCTGGCAGCCTATCAATGTTATGAATCTGCAAAATTTATATCTCAATCATTTTTAAACTATTTAATTGCTTATTCCTGGTGAATATCCCCGGGGATATTGCCCTGGTACGTATTATCATCGGGATCACCTATCTGCAGGGTCGCTCCTTCAGAGAGATGCACTGCACCACCTTCACTGGCCCGGTTGCTGTCAAAAGTATTGCTGGATAAAGTAACCACTGCATCCAGAAGAGCTAACAATCCACCGCCGTTTCGCCTTGCCTCGTTATTCCTGAATATGTTTCCGTTAAATACAGGATTCGATGCCTGGATATATACTCCTGCACCACTGCGCTCGACGAAATTCTCCGATATCTCATTGTTCGAGAATTCAGGATTGGAGGATTCATTAATAACCACACCGCCACCAATGCTGGCCCGGTTATCAGATATAGTATTACCTTCAAGAACAGGAGATGAATTAATAAAAATTGAAATGCCTCCCCCGGCCGTTGCGTTATTGCCGATAATAAGATTATCCTGCAGAAGCGGAGAAGATTCGAAATAAATAGCAACTCCTCCACCGGATGGTCCTGCCTGGTTATCTGAGATATCATTTCCGATTAGTGTCGGAGAAGACATGATCATGTAAAAACCACCGCCAACCTGGGTGGCGCTATTGTTAATTACACTGTTATTATTAATATCCGGGCTTGCCTCAAAGATTGAAAATGCTCCACCGTTTTCAGCTCGGTTATCGGTAATCGAATTTCCTTCGAAAATTGTATGAGCGTCTCCTTCACCGCTGATTGCTACAGCTCCACCGCTTCGGCCGGCAGAATTGCTGGTAATTTCATTATCAGTGATCGTTGCTGACGCATAGGCTAGGAAGATTCCACCGCCGCCGCCGGTTGAGATATTGTCGTGGATCCGGTTGCCGGTGATAACCGGACTTGAGCCGTATATCAGAACTCCGCCACCACGCTCGGCCACATTATTGGTAATAATGTTTTTGCTTATCGTAGGTGAACCGCCATTTAAAACTATAACTCCTCCACCGTAAAAAGAAGGAATCTGCTGCATCTCACCTTCTATCTCAAATTCCAAAACTTCCATATTTCCACTTCCACCGGTGATAGTAAAACCGGTGATAACGGCGTTTTCGTTTTCTCCGCTTTCGAAGGTTACAACAGAATCGACACCGTTTCCATCAATAATTGTTCCTGTTACAACTTCCGGATCATCGGGATCAACACTGCGAATAGTGATATTTTTCCCGTTGAAGTTAATGCTTTCATTATATGTGCCCGGTCGAACCAAAATTACATCGCCATCTTCTGCAGCATCAATTGCTTCCTGAATTGTAGAAAAGTCATCAGGAACTGATATTGCACCCTCGACGACAACCTCATCTTCACCACAGGCTGTAACAAAGGCTGTTAAAGCAATAAATAAAACTGCAAGAATTATATTGTAAAGAGGATGCTTTCGCTTACTTTTCTTCATCTAAAAATTACCTCCATTCTGCCGTTATGACAAAGGTTTTCAGGCGGTTTACAATGCCCGAAAACCCTTACCTGGTGGACGTGAGGGGATTCGAACCCCTGACCTCTTGAATGCGAGCCAAGTGCTCTCCCAACTGAGCTACACGCCCATGCAACGGTATTATAGCAAATAGAAATCTAATAAGCAAATTTAATTGACAGTGCATATTATTTGTAGTAAGTTTTATTTAACACTCATTACAAATACTAAATATTTAAAATAATTGGCGTTGAGGCTGCATATGAAAGCTTTATATAAGGATCTATCTAACACATTGAAAGATAAGAATATACGACCTTCTATTCAGCGGATCAAAATATTTGAATACTTAATAAAAAATTCGTGCCATCCTACGGTAGATCAGATATTCAAAGACCTGCAATCTGAAATTCCTACCATTTCAAAAACTACTATCTATAATACGCTGAATTTATTTCTTGAAGCCGGCCTGGTGCAGGTATTAACAATCGAAGAGAACGAAACACGTTATGACATCATAACTGAGACCCATGGGCATTTTAAATGCGAAGAATGTGGTTCTATATTCAACTTCAGCATAAAAGTTGATTTAATCGATACTAAAGAATTAACCGGATTCAAAGTTTTTGACAGGAATGTATATTTTAAAGGTGTTTGTCCAAAATGCCTTTCAAGTATAATTAATAATGACTGAAAGGAGTTAATTCCATGAATGAAGAAAAAAAATGTCCGGTAACCGGAATGACCAAAAGAAGAGTTGCCGGTGGCGGCACGACAAACAGGGACTGGTGGCCCAACCAACTGAACCTCAAGATGCTTCACCAAAACCCTAAATCAAGAAACCCCATGGGTGAAGATTTTAACTATGCTGAAGAATTCAAAAAACTCGATCTGGAATCTGTTAAAAAAGATTTAAACGATCTTATGACCGATTCGCAGGATTGGTGGCCTGCTGATTATGGCCATTACGGAGGGCTGATGATCCGCATGGCCTGGCACAGTGCAGGTACATACCGGATGGGTGATGGCCGAGGAGGCGCAGGGTCGGGAACACAAAGGTTTGCTCCCCTGAATAGCTGGCCTGACAACATCAATCTAGACAAAGCCCGAAGACTGCTCTGGCCGATCAAGCAGAAGTACGGGAAAAAAATCTCCTGGGCGGATCTGATGATTCTGGCAGGCAACGCTGCCCTGGAGTCAATGGGCTTCAAAACATTCGGCTTTGCCGGTGGGCGTGAAGACGTCTGGGAACCGGAAGAAGATGTGTACTGGGGCGCCGAGGATGAGTGGCTCGGAGATAGGCGGTACAGCGGTGAGCGGGATCTTGAAAATCCACTGGCTGCCGTACAAATGGGTCTCATCTATGTAAACCCGGAAGGACCAAACGGAGAACCAAATGTATTAGCTTCCGCCAAAGATGTTCGTGAAACTTTTGCCCGTATGGCTATGAACGATGAAGAAACTGTTGCTTTGGTAGCCGGAGGTCATACCTTTGGCAAATGCCACGGTGCAGGCAACCCTGAAAATGTAGGCCCGGAACCTGAAGCGGCAGGTATCGAAGATCAGGGGCTCGGCTGGAAAAACAGTATGGGTAGCGGTAAGGGCGGCGATACAATATCCAGCGGTATAGAAGGCGCCTGGACATCTAACCCGATAAAATGGGATAACAGTTACCTTGAAATTCTCTTCAAATACGACTGGAATCTCGTCAAGAGTCCTGCCGGTGCATGGCAATGGGTACCGGTTGACCCTGATGATGCAGATCTGGCGCCGGCTGCCCATGATCCCTCGAAAAAAGTGACAACGATCATGACCACGGCCGATCTTTCTTTAAAGATGGATCCTGTATACAAACCAATCGCCAAGCGGTTTCTTGAAAATCCTGACGAATTTGCCGATGCCTTCGCCAAGGCCTGGTTCAAGCTGACCCACCGTGATATGGGCCCACGTGCACGCTATCTGGGACCGGAAGTTCCGGAAGAGGAGTTAATCTGGCAGGACCCGGTACCCGCAGTCGATCATGAGCTGATCAACGAAAAAGATATGATTGATCTCAAAGCCAAGATTCTTGACTCTGGGCTATCGATTCCTGAACTGGTTACCACGGCCTGGGCTTCTGCATCTACCTTCCGTGGTTCAGACAAACGCGGCGGTGCAAACGGGGCGCGTATCCGTCTTGCTCCGCAGAAGGATTGGCAGGTGAATCAGCCTGAACAGCTGGAAAAAGTATTAAAGACGCTTGAAAAAGTCCAGGGTGATTTCAATAATGCACAGACAGGAAATAAGAAAGTGTCACTAGCTGATTTGATAGTATTGGCTGGTTGCGCCGGCATCGAAAAAGCGGCTAAAATCGCCGGGGTTGAGGTTACAGTTCCATTTGCTCCAGGCCGTACAGATGCAACACAGGAACTGACTGATCAAATAGCATTCAAGGTACTTGAACCGAAAGCCGATGCATTCCGCAACTTCAGCAAAGCTAAGTATGCGGTTACTGCAGAAGA
This is a stretch of genomic DNA from Bacillota bacterium. It encodes these proteins:
- a CDS encoding matrixin family metalloprotease, producing the protein MFNKNQKKQYLLAALLAILITFGPAGMAHAVMVELSLEELSTEADSVILGTVEEISSQWNEDYTSIYSTVTVIVEELISGVTTGNTVSIIVPGGNVDGITQFVSDNPNFKPGETAVFFLNERPGQILPRRQIQPKTYDVFGSFQGKFEVKGNKSRGIPVEILKEEIKTIAVKGHSQLNLDLTEVETDYVNGYDYTYSGVRWPGSSPVVPYKINASTSDRNQHIQAAAGTWNNAGANFTFRYDGTHSRIGLASKNNINEILWGDLNTGALATATIWYDQNKRILETDIVFNTRYSWYTNGYAYYDVQTVALHELGHWLCLEHSSVEGSIMYYRMTGLQRYLHEVDIAGIHHIYGTSGTVIENNDNFADRYLINGLSGQTTGTNINSTSEPGEPIHARSGGGRSVWWEWVAPQSGFAEITTFGSNYDTVLAVYTGNTVSSLTEIASNDDYGGTRQSRVGFNANSGNSYKIAVDGWLGATGNIVLNWQLSPIDCAISVPPLPSGPDSGFTETTYIYSIETGASCSNSHPVEYRFDWGDDRYSGWSSSLSSEIIWSVPGTYQVRSQARCATETTKLSSWSAGKEVTITVEPVEYSLLVSIEGEGMTDPLPGTYRYEENTLVNLSATADQNWTFDKWIIDDEETSESALLINMDSDITATAVFIENPDSVGQNPDNPNPEEPEGPEEYVLTIQIIGQGITEPAAGTYTVEEGSEISLNAIEVDNWHFQKWVINDVEDTALSVTIDIDEDTDVTAIFNEDLLDEPLPSPTPTPVPSPEPTPQSPSQPTTNPPVSYPPTSNPPVVSAPAPANLFSLTVVVKGNGTTNPAPGLYTYNQDDKLELTAKPDAGWRFDRWQIGNSTIKDIKVRVTINENKTAIAYFMMLGKGDLTGDGKVTVNDVALVARYVVGLAILDEAQQINADVNGDGLINVLDIALLMRFSLGLIDTFQ
- a CDS encoding polysaccharide deacetylase family protein, with protein sequence MPDVSEQEPVQDQILRNEFLDSILIEFKETVENQARKFPECFYLHSPSNKKQIALTFDDGPDGRYTPGILDVLKECNVKATFFLLGQNMELNPEMTKRIVDEGHAVGNHSYSHPDFRYLKVEEAHQKQVIKTQQIFEEILGFRPAYFRPPYGVVTDEQIKVLCEESMIIVNWSIETFDWSDTQNSPGKILDRIKRYHHEGAVILMHSAGGDRSNTITVLPELIEFLQNEGYEFVTIDRMFNK
- a CDS encoding long-chain fatty acid--CoA ligase yields the protein MYYKGEEIEQPENDTIVHVFARWATDFPETTALIEKRGESWHKISWREYGEKVLNIACGLQALGIEKGDRVAIFSENRVEWTYADMGILAAGAVSVPIYATSAAEQVLYILNHSSSKVIFVNSKEQLEKVNSILPQMPGLEKVISFNFYSGEDIFDLSFEEFLDLGRKYQRTNALTYNDLCSSLSLEDINAIMYTSGTTGPPKGCLLSHGNIIYICQSVSYLLPLDKDDLVLSFLPLAHSMERHGGQFLSIYFRLPTAYSASLDTVRTDLIEVQPTWSRAVPRFFEKAYNRVQAAVQDYSPVKKKIFNWALKVGKESNIYRQDGKKLPLLYGFRYKIADRLVYRKIKKLMGGRMRFFISGGAPLAREIIEFFSSLGLLIAEGYGLTECTVVCSINRLDHYRFGTVGLPIPGAEIKIAADGEILIRSPGVLKGYYKNEATTREAIDAEGWFYSGDIGYFNEEGFLVISDRKKDMIITAGGKNITPQNLENALKTHPLISQVLVYGDAKPYLVALITLDEESLPEQAPRFGIDLKQTKRPSENKELYRVVEQYVAEKNSEFSRAEQIRKFVILDADFSQVLGEITPTQKVKRKAITVRYCDVLESLYSDL
- a CDS encoding right-handed parallel beta-helix repeat-containing protein, yielding MKKSKRKHPLYNIILAVLFIALTAFVTACGEDEVVVEGAISVPDDFSTIQEAIDAAEDGDVILVRPGTYNESINFNGKNITIRSVDPDDPEVVTGTIIDGNGVDSVVTFESGENENAVITGFTITGGSGNMEVLEFEIEGEMQQIPSFYGGGVIVLNGGSPTISKNIITNNVAERGGGVLIYGSSPVITGNRIHDNISTGGGGGIFLAYASATITDNEITSNSAGRSGGAVAISGEGDAHTIFEGNSITDNRAENGGAFSIFEASPDINNNSVINNSATQVGGGFYMIMSSPTLIGNDISDNQAGPSGGGVAIYFESSPLLQDNLIIGNNATAGGGISIFINSSPVLEGNTISDNRASIGGGVVINESSNPEFSNNEISENFVERSGAGVYIQASNPVFNGNIFRNNEARRNGGGLLALLDAVVTLSSNTFDSNRASEGGAVHLSEGATLQIGDPDDNTYQGNIPGDIHQE
- a CDS encoding Fur family transcriptional regulator, coding for MKALYKDLSNTLKDKNIRPSIQRIKIFEYLIKNSCHPTVDQIFKDLQSEIPTISKTTIYNTLNLFLEAGLVQVLTIEENETRYDIITETHGHFKCEECGSIFNFSIKVDLIDTKELTGFKVFDRNVYFKGVCPKCLSSIINND
- the katG gene encoding catalase/peroxidase HPI; the protein is MNEEKKCPVTGMTKRRVAGGGTTNRDWWPNQLNLKMLHQNPKSRNPMGEDFNYAEEFKKLDLESVKKDLNDLMTDSQDWWPADYGHYGGLMIRMAWHSAGTYRMGDGRGGAGSGTQRFAPLNSWPDNINLDKARRLLWPIKQKYGKKISWADLMILAGNAALESMGFKTFGFAGGREDVWEPEEDVYWGAEDEWLGDRRYSGERDLENPLAAVQMGLIYVNPEGPNGEPNVLASAKDVRETFARMAMNDEETVALVAGGHTFGKCHGAGNPENVGPEPEAAGIEDQGLGWKNSMGSGKGGDTISSGIEGAWTSNPIKWDNSYLEILFKYDWNLVKSPAGAWQWVPVDPDDADLAPAAHDPSKKVTTIMTTADLSLKMDPVYKPIAKRFLENPDEFADAFAKAWFKLTHRDMGPRARYLGPEVPEEELIWQDPVPAVDHELINEKDMIDLKAKILDSGLSIPELVTTAWASASTFRGSDKRGGANGARIRLAPQKDWQVNQPEQLEKVLKTLEKVQGDFNNAQTGNKKVSLADLIVLAGCAGIEKAAKIAGVEVTVPFAPGRTDATQELTDQIAFKVLEPKADAFRNFSKAKYAVTAEEMMVDRAQLLGLTAPEMAVLIGGMRVLNANYNKSQHGVFTKNPESLTNDFFLNLLDMGTVWKATAEDEDVFEGYDRVTGKLKWTGTRVDLIFGSNSELRAIAEVYASDDAKEKFVQDFVSAWNKVMNADRFDLA